The Emcibacter nanhaiensis genome has a window encoding:
- a CDS encoding Hpt domain-containing protein: MHHNSKKLDTDQLEQMLGGVNKTQVAPIVEELFRDFSERRAILAAAIQDRDYKSCRIQAHSLKSLSQTFGFEALNQLARKLEEACRNNDDRDIEQIAQGVFDLMGASKEALTLYLAEKGR, encoded by the coding sequence ATGCATCATAATTCAAAGAAGCTGGATACAGACCAGCTTGAACAAATGCTTGGCGGCGTCAACAAGACCCAGGTTGCACCAATTGTCGAGGAGCTTTTCAGGGATTTCTCGGAACGCAGGGCGATTCTTGCGGCCGCCATTCAGGACCGGGATTACAAGTCCTGCCGAATTCAGGCCCACAGCCTCAAGTCACTCAGCCAGACTTTCGGTTTCGAAGCGCTAAACCAGCTTGCCCGGAAACTCGAAGAGGCGTGCCGCAACAATGATGACCGCGACATCGAGCAAATTGCCCAGGGTGTCTTTGACCTGATGGGGGCTTCCAAGGAAGCCCTTACGCTCTATCTGGCTGAAAAAGGGCGATGA